One segment of Shewanella piezotolerans WP3 DNA contains the following:
- the leuB gene encoding 3-isopropylmalate dehydrogenase yields MSYQIAVLAGDGIGPEVMAEARKVLTAVEERFSLSIEYTDYDVGGAAIDSQGCPLPDATLKGCEAADAILFGSVGGPKWEHLAPNDQPERGALLPLRGHFELFCNMRPAKLHAGLEHMSPLRSDISSRGFDVLCVRELTSGIYFGKPKGRQGEGENEEAFDTMRYTRKEITRIAKIAFETAQGRRKKVTSVDKANVLACSVLWREVVETVAKDYPDVELEHIYIDNATMQLLRRPDEFDVMLCSNLFGDIISDEIAMLTGSMGLLSSISMNSSGFGLYEPAGGSAPDIAGQGIANPVAQILSAALLLRHSLKQEAAATAIETAVGKVLSDGYLTGELLSSEERHNAKSTSEMGDYIAQLVKEGV; encoded by the coding sequence ATGAGTTATCAAATAGCAGTATTGGCTGGAGATGGGATTGGTCCTGAAGTCATGGCAGAAGCCCGTAAAGTACTTACGGCTGTAGAGGAACGTTTTTCCCTTTCTATTGAATATACTGATTACGATGTTGGTGGCGCTGCGATTGACAGCCAAGGTTGTCCTCTGCCTGACGCAACACTTAAAGGTTGTGAAGCTGCCGATGCGATCCTTTTTGGCTCAGTAGGTGGTCCAAAGTGGGAGCACCTAGCACCAAATGATCAACCTGAGCGCGGTGCATTATTGCCGTTACGTGGACACTTTGAGTTGTTCTGTAATATGCGCCCAGCAAAGCTGCATGCAGGTCTTGAGCATATGTCGCCGCTGCGTAGTGATATCTCATCACGTGGTTTTGATGTGTTGTGTGTACGTGAACTTACCAGTGGCATTTACTTCGGCAAGCCCAAAGGTCGTCAAGGTGAAGGTGAGAATGAAGAAGCATTCGATACTATGCGTTATACCCGCAAAGAGATCACCCGTATTGCTAAGATTGCCTTTGAGACTGCTCAAGGTCGTCGCAAAAAGGTTACCTCTGTTGATAAAGCGAATGTACTTGCCTGTTCGGTACTTTGGCGTGAAGTGGTAGAGACGGTTGCTAAAGACTATCCCGATGTTGAGCTTGAACATATCTATATCGACAATGCGACTATGCAACTACTGCGTCGTCCAGACGAGTTTGATGTCATGCTTTGCTCAAACCTATTTGGCGATATCATCTCAGACGAAATAGCCATGCTTACAGGATCTATGGGGCTATTGTCGTCTATCAGCATGAATAGTTCTGGTTTTGGTTTATATGAGCCTGCAGGTGGCAGTGCGCCAGACATCGCTGGTCAAGGAATTGCTAACCCTGTCGCGCAGATTTTGTCTGCAGCACTACTACTTCGCCATAGCCTAAAGCAAGAAGCGGCGGCTACAGCAATTGAAACCGCAGTGGGTAAAGTATTAAGTGATGGCTATTTAACAGGTGAGTTACTGTCTAGTGAAGAGCGCCATAATGCGAAATCAACCAGTGAAATGGGTGACTATATCGCCCAGCTTGTTAAAGAAGGTGTTTAA
- the leuC gene encoding 3-isopropylmalate dehydratase large subunit, with translation MAKTLYEKVWDAHIVVAAEGEAPIIYVDRHLVHEVTSPQAFSGLEVAGRKMRAPEKTFATMDHNTSTTSASLDALSPMARTQVQTLERNCKEFGVRLYDIHHKNQGIVHVMGPELGITLPGTVIVCGDSHTATHGAFGALAFGIGTSEVEHVMATQTLRQLKAKTMKIEVRGHVAEGITAKDIVLAIIGKIGMDGGTGYVVEFCGEAIEALTMEGRMTVCNMAIEMGAKAGMIAPDATTAEYLKGREFAPKGDNWQQAIAAWAELKSDADATFDATVVLQASDIAPQLTWGTNPGQVVAIDQFVPNPAEETNSTVRSSIEKALEYVDLSAGTLMTNVGINKVFIGSCTNSRIEDLRAAAVHAKGRQVAEGVKAIVVPGSGLVKEQAEAEGLDKIFLEAGFEWRLPGCSMCLAMNDDKLEAGDRCASTSNRNFEGRQGRGSRTHLVSPAMAAAAAVAGHFVDIRKPY, from the coding sequence ATGGCTAAGACATTATATGAAAAGGTATGGGACGCCCATATCGTGGTTGCCGCCGAAGGTGAAGCACCAATTATTTATGTTGATAGGCATTTAGTGCATGAGGTGACATCACCTCAAGCCTTTAGTGGTTTAGAGGTGGCTGGGCGCAAAATGCGTGCACCTGAAAAGACTTTCGCCACCATGGATCACAACACTTCAACAACGAGTGCGAGCTTAGACGCACTTAGCCCTATGGCGCGAACTCAAGTGCAAACACTTGAGCGAAACTGTAAAGAATTTGGCGTAAGACTTTATGATATTCACCATAAAAATCAAGGTATCGTTCATGTAATGGGCCCAGAGCTGGGTATTACCTTGCCTGGAACTGTGATTGTATGTGGTGATTCACATACTGCGACTCATGGAGCCTTTGGTGCGCTTGCCTTTGGTATTGGTACTTCAGAAGTTGAGCATGTTATGGCGACGCAAACCTTGCGCCAGCTAAAAGCCAAAACCATGAAGATCGAAGTACGCGGTCACGTGGCTGAGGGGATTACCGCTAAAGATATCGTACTGGCGATTATTGGCAAAATCGGCATGGATGGTGGTACTGGTTATGTGGTGGAGTTCTGCGGTGAAGCGATAGAGGCGCTCACAATGGAAGGGCGCATGACAGTATGTAACATGGCGATCGAGATGGGGGCTAAAGCGGGTATGATTGCGCCTGATGCAACGACTGCAGAGTACTTAAAAGGCCGTGAATTCGCACCTAAAGGCGACAACTGGCAGCAAGCAATTGCGGCATGGGCTGAATTGAAATCTGATGCTGACGCCACTTTTGATGCAACTGTGGTACTGCAAGCTAGTGACATTGCGCCGCAGCTGACTTGGGGGACTAACCCAGGGCAAGTGGTCGCGATAGATCAGTTCGTACCTAATCCTGCTGAAGAGACTAACTCAACAGTTCGTTCAAGCATCGAGAAAGCACTTGAATATGTTGATTTAAGCGCAGGCACTTTAATGACTAATGTTGGAATTAATAAGGTATTTATTGGGTCCTGTACTAACTCACGCATAGAGGATCTTCGTGCTGCTGCTGTGCACGCCAAAGGGCGTCAGGTTGCAGAGGGCGTGAAGGCGATAGTTGTGCCAGGTTCAGGTCTAGTAAAAGAGCAAGCTGAAGCTGAAGGCTTAGATAAAATATTTTTGGAAGCAGGTTTCGAATGGCGTCTGCCTGGTTGCTCAATGTGCTTAGCCATGAACGACGATAAGTTGGAAGCTGGCGATCGCTGCGCATCGACAAGTAACCGTAACTTTGAAGGTCGACAAGGACGAGGTAGTCGCACTCACTTGGTGAGTCCTGCTATGGCAGCAGCAGCCGCTGTAGCTGGCCATTTTGTTGATATCCGTAAACCTTACTAG
- the leuD gene encoding 3-isopropylmalate dehydratase small subunit, protein MQPFIAHTGLAVIIDSANVDTDQIIPKQFLSKVTRDGFGIHLFHDWRYLDDAGDQPNPDFNLNKPRYKGASILVSQENFGCGSSREHAPWALADFGLKAIIAPSFADIFYGNSINNGLLPVKLTEAEVEQIMAEVEALPGADVTVDLQALTVTSPSGSVFSFEIAESARHNLLNGLDAIGLTLAHGDAISHYEANLPAWRA, encoded by the coding sequence ATGCAACCATTTATTGCACACACAGGGCTTGCGGTTATCATTGATAGCGCAAACGTTGATACTGATCAGATTATCCCAAAACAGTTTTTGTCGAAAGTCACTCGTGATGGTTTTGGTATTCACTTATTCCATGATTGGCGCTATCTAGATGATGCAGGAGACCAGCCTAATCCAGATTTTAATTTGAACAAACCGCGTTATAAAGGCGCTTCTATTTTAGTATCGCAAGAGAACTTTGGTTGTGGCTCGAGCCGTGAGCATGCGCCATGGGCTTTAGCTGACTTTGGTTTAAAAGCGATTATTGCGCCGAGTTTTGCTGATATCTTCTACGGTAATTCGATAAATAACGGTTTATTACCCGTTAAGTTAACGGAAGCCGAAGTTGAGCAAATTATGGCTGAAGTTGAAGCGTTACCCGGTGCTGACGTGACCGTTGATCTGCAAGCGCTAACAGTGACCTCACCATCTGGATCGGTGTTTAGCTTTGAAATAGCAGAATCGGCCAGACATAACCTGCTTAATGGACTTGATGCTATTGGGTTAACTTTGGCTCATGGTGATGCCATCAGTCACTATGAGGCAAATCTTCCTGCTTGGAGAGCATAA
- a CDS encoding outer membrane protein transport protein, with translation MNKRLLTLAVSTVLLGNVTQVQAAGFQLAEYSATGLGRAFAGEAAMADNAAAQFRNPAMLTYLNGTQMTAGAILVMPNIDINGEVTYTDGTNPTSAHDIADDAVIPNFYVSHQIDDNWFVGLALGSNFGMATELDDNFRGTQFGNEASVTTIEINPNVAYRINDQFSIGGGVRFVIGEGSIGAKSSADTVLPTPVGNLPVPKGTTLKYMEGDDTAWGWQLGGAWQINADNRVGFNYRSAVDQNLEGEANGLAFNPLDPTMKMAGSMELSLPATAELASYHQLSEKLAIHASINWTDWSSFEKLEAVIPALSEPTQLVKQENWEDNYRFALGTTYQLNDTVSMRAGVAYDKSAVSDANRTLTIPEMDRLWLSAGMGYRISENFDVDFGLTYIFADESPVVEPRPGIPSDDSSAHFGGTFTGTTSGNILLVGIQTSYRF, from the coding sequence ATGAATAAGCGTTTATTAACACTTGCCGTTAGTACGGTACTTTTGGGGAATGTAACACAGGTTCAAGCTGCTGGATTTCAGTTAGCAGAATACTCGGCTACGGGACTTGGGCGTGCGTTTGCTGGTGAAGCGGCAATGGCTGATAACGCGGCGGCACAGTTTCGCAATCCTGCAATGCTTACCTATTTAAATGGTACTCAAATGACAGCTGGTGCCATCTTGGTTATGCCGAATATTGATATCAATGGTGAAGTGACTTATACCGACGGTACTAATCCAACATCTGCTCACGACATTGCCGATGATGCTGTTATTCCTAATTTCTATGTCTCTCACCAGATAGATGACAACTGGTTTGTTGGTTTAGCGCTTGGTAGTAACTTTGGCATGGCAACTGAACTGGATGACAACTTCCGCGGCACTCAGTTTGGTAATGAAGCATCTGTTACCACTATAGAGATCAATCCTAACGTCGCTTACCGTATCAATGACCAGTTTAGTATCGGCGGCGGTGTGCGCTTTGTGATTGGTGAAGGTAGCATTGGTGCGAAAAGCTCAGCTGACACAGTTCTTCCTACACCAGTTGGTAACTTACCAGTACCGAAAGGTACCACGTTGAAGTATATGGAAGGTGACGACACCGCTTGGGGATGGCAGTTAGGCGGTGCTTGGCAGATAAATGCTGACAACAGAGTTGGCTTTAACTACCGCTCAGCAGTAGATCAAAATCTTGAAGGTGAAGCCAATGGTTTAGCCTTTAATCCATTGGATCCAACAATGAAGATGGCGGGTTCTATGGAGCTGTCTTTACCTGCAACGGCGGAGCTTGCTTCTTACCATCAATTAAGCGAAAAACTTGCTATTCATGCCAGTATTAACTGGACCGATTGGAGCTCATTCGAGAAGTTAGAAGCGGTTATCCCTGCACTCTCTGAGCCTACTCAGCTAGTGAAGCAAGAGAATTGGGAAGATAACTACCGTTTTGCGCTGGGTACGACATATCAACTGAATGACACTGTAAGCATGCGAGCGGGTGTTGCTTACGACAAATCTGCTGTGTCTGATGCTAACCGTACTCTGACAATTCCAGAGATGGATCGTCTATGGTTGAGTGCTGGTATGGGTTACCGCATTAGCGAAAACTTTGATGTGGATTTTGGTCTGACTTACATCTTTGCTGATGAATCTCCAGTTGTAGAACCGCGTCCAGGTATCCCTTCAGACGATTCTTCTGCTCATTTTGGTGGTACTTTTACCGGCACAACGAGTGGTAATATTTTGTTAGTAGGTATCCAAACAAGCTACCGCTTTTAA
- a CDS encoding nuclear transport factor 2 family protein, which translates to MNIKALNLSGCLLLISFVPAYCSADDVMPIKANASIEVVEQFIAAFNEHSVGQLLSHTTDSVHWFNISGSKMLIETSSKNELGAAMADYFQTLPDAKATLTQAVSSANYVSTIEKVTWSHDGELDSQCSIGVYELKQGKINAVWYYPAHACELEPGGDNIVQPEIGLLKETRQ; encoded by the coding sequence ATGAACATTAAAGCCCTTAACTTATCGGGTTGTTTGCTGTTAATCAGTTTTGTCCCAGCCTATTGCAGTGCCGATGATGTAATGCCAATCAAAGCTAATGCTTCAATCGAGGTGGTTGAGCAGTTTATAGCGGCTTTTAATGAGCATAGTGTCGGGCAGTTGCTATCTCACACTACTGACTCTGTACATTGGTTCAATATATCTGGCAGTAAAATGCTCATAGAGACCTCATCAAAAAATGAGCTTGGTGCGGCGATGGCCGACTATTTTCAAACACTACCTGATGCTAAAGCCACGTTGACGCAGGCGGTAAGCTCAGCCAATTATGTGAGTACCATTGAAAAGGTGACTTGGAGTCATGACGGTGAGCTAGATAGCCAATGTAGCATCGGGGTTTATGAGTTAAAGCAAGGTAAAATTAATGCGGTGTGGTATTACCCTGCCCATGCCTGTGAACTGGAGCCTGGCGGCGATAATATTGTGCAACCAGAAATCGGTTTACTAAAAGAAACACGTCAATAA
- the glpK gene encoding glycerol kinase GlpK has translation MSKKYVIALDQGTTSSRAIVFDHDANMVASSQREFGQIYPQPGWVEHDAMEIWASQSSTLIEALARADIHSEDVAAIGITNQRETTVIWDKMTGKPVYNAIVWQCRRSKAICDELKAQGLEEYVKDCTGLLLDPYFSGTKIKWILDNVEGVRERAEKGELLFGTIDTWLVWKLTEGKVHVTDPTNASRTLLFNIHQQAWDEKLLNALGIPRSLLPEVKPSSAIYGQTRIAGEGSSIAIAGIAGDQQSALFGQLCIDEGMAKNTYGTGCFLLMNTGTEAVKSQQGLLTTIAVGAKGEVNYALEGSVFMGGATIQWLRDELGLIRDAQDTEYFASKVENTNGVYLVPAFVGLGAPYWDPDARGALVGLTRGANRNHIIRAALEAIAYQSRDLLDAMSKDSGVELKQIKVDGGAVANDFLMQFQADITNVDVLRPELTETTAMGAAFLAGLAVGFWSSTAELKHKAGIERRFKPKINDAQRATLYDGWKEAVARTR, from the coding sequence GTGTCAAAGAAATATGTCATCGCATTGGATCAAGGTACCACGAGTTCAAGAGCAATTGTTTTCGATCACGATGCGAATATGGTGGCGAGCTCACAACGAGAATTTGGCCAGATTTACCCACAACCAGGTTGGGTAGAGCATGATGCAATGGAGATCTGGGCATCGCAAAGCTCAACCTTAATTGAAGCGTTAGCACGAGCGGATATTCATAGTGAAGATGTCGCCGCGATAGGGATCACCAATCAGCGTGAAACCACGGTTATTTGGGATAAAATGACTGGCAAACCCGTGTATAACGCCATTGTATGGCAGTGCCGAAGAAGCAAAGCGATTTGTGATGAATTGAAGGCTCAAGGTTTAGAAGAGTACGTTAAAGATTGCACGGGGTTACTGCTCGATCCCTATTTTTCTGGCACCAAAATTAAGTGGATCCTAGATAATGTTGAGGGAGTAAGGGAGCGTGCAGAAAAGGGCGAATTATTATTTGGTACCATTGATACTTGGTTAGTGTGGAAGCTTACCGAAGGTAAAGTACACGTCACCGATCCAACCAATGCCTCCCGAACGCTATTGTTCAATATTCATCAGCAAGCTTGGGATGAAAAGCTACTTAACGCGTTAGGTATACCGCGCTCTCTTCTGCCAGAGGTTAAACCTTCATCTGCTATCTATGGTCAAACTCGCATAGCAGGTGAAGGCAGTAGCATTGCTATCGCAGGTATTGCGGGCGATCAACAATCAGCGTTATTCGGTCAACTTTGTATTGACGAGGGCATGGCTAAAAATACCTATGGTACAGGCTGTTTTTTACTGATGAACACTGGTACTGAGGCGGTAAAATCCCAACAAGGCTTGTTAACGACAATTGCAGTGGGCGCTAAAGGTGAGGTTAATTATGCACTCGAAGGCTCAGTATTTATGGGCGGAGCAACGATTCAATGGCTGCGCGATGAGTTAGGGTTGATTAGGGATGCACAAGACACTGAATACTTTGCTTCGAAGGTAGAAAATACCAATGGCGTATATTTGGTACCTGCTTTTGTTGGTTTAGGCGCGCCGTATTGGGATCCCGATGCCAGAGGCGCTTTAGTTGGCTTAACCCGTGGTGCAAATCGAAATCATATTATTCGTGCAGCTCTGGAAGCTATTGCTTATCAAAGTCGAGATCTACTTGATGCTATGAGTAAAGACAGCGGCGTGGAGCTGAAGCAGATCAAGGTTGATGGTGGTGCGGTCGCTAATGACTTCCTAATGCAGTTTCAAGCAGATATCACTAATGTAGATGTATTGCGCCCCGAGTTAACCGAAACCACGGCAATGGGTGCAGCCTTTTTAGCTGGATTAGCTGTTGGTTTTTGGAGTTCGACTGCTGAACTTAAACACAAAGCGGGTATTGAACGACGCTTTAAACCTAAGATTAACGATGCTCAGAGAGCAACACTTTATGACGGCTGGAAAGAGGCTGTGGCCAGAACTCGCTAA